GGTGGGGGCGATTCTGGCGGCGTCGGCGGTCGTGGCGTTGCAGGCCTCCATGTCGCCGCAATTCGGTATGTTCGGGATCGCCGCCGGGATTGGCTTTGGCCTGTTGCTGGGCTTGGTCAACGGCGGGTTGATCGCCTTTATGCGGCTGCCGCCGTTTATCGTCACCCTCGGCGCCCTTACCGCCATGCGTGGCTTGGCGCGCCTGTTGGCCGACGACAAGACCGTGTTCAACCCCGACTTGCCGTTTGCCTTTATCGGCAATGACTCGATCTTAGGCGTGCCGTGGCTGGTGGTGATCGCCGTGGCGGTGGTGGCGCTGTCGTGGTTCATCCTGCGGCGCACGGTGATGGGCGTGCAGATCTATTCGGTGGGCGGCAACCCGGAAGCGGCGCGGCTGTCGGGCATCAAGGTGTGGAAGGTGCTGTTGTTCGTCTACGCCATGTCCGGTGCATTGGCCGGGCTCGGCGCGGTGATGAGCGCCTCGCGCCTGTTCGCCGCCAATGGCCTGCAATTGGGACAATCCTATGAGCTGGATGCGATTGCCGCGGTGATCCTCGGCGGCACCAGCTTTACCGGCGGCGTCGGCACCATCGGCGGCACGCTGATCGGCGCGCTGATTATCGCGGTGCTCACCAATGGCCTGGTGCTGCTGGGGGTGTCGGATATCTGGCAATACATCATCAAGGGCATCGTGATCATTGGCGCGGTGGCGCTGGATCGTTATCGCCAGTCTGGTGCGCGTACCTGATTTCACTCATACAACAATCACAAGAGAGACCCGCATGAACTTCAAACGCATATTTCCCGTTGTTGCTTTGGCTGCCCTGATGTCCCAAGCCGTCGAAGCGCGTGAACTCAAGGCCCTTGGCATCAGCATGGGCTCGCTCGGCAACCCGTATTTCGTGACGCTGGCCGACGGTGCAACCGCTCGCGCCAAAGAGCTGAATCCCAACGTCAAGGTCACTTCAGTGTCCGCCGACTATGACTTGAGCAAGCAGTTCTCACAGATCGATAACTTCATCTCGTCCAAGGTCGACTTGATTCTGATCAACGCCGTCGACCCGTCCGCGATGGCCTCGGCGATCAAGAAAGCGCGGGACGCCGGTATCGTGGTGGTGGCCGTGGATGTGGACGCCAAGGGGGTGAACGCCACGGTGCAGACCGACAACGTGGAAGCCGGCAAGCTGGCCTGCCAGTTTCTGGTGGACAAACTCTCGGGCAAGGGCAATGTGATTATCCAGAACGGCCCGCAGGTGACCGCCGTGACCGACCGTGTCAAAGGCTGTAAAGCCGCGCTGGCCGGGGCGCCGGAGATCAAGGTGCTGTCCGACGACCAGGACGGCAAGGGTTCGCGTGAAGGCGGCTTGAATGTGATGCAGGGTTACCTCACGCGCTTCCCGAAAATCGACGGCCTGTTCGCGATCAACGACCCGCAGGCCATCGGCAGCGACCTGGCGGCCAAGCAGCTCAAGCGCAGCGGTATCATCATTACCTCGGTAGACGGTGCGCCGGATATCGAGAACGCCCTGAAGACCGATACGCAGATCCAGGCCTCCGCCAGCCAGGACCCGTGGGCCATGGCCCAGACCGCAGTGAGCGTGGGCAACGACCTGCTCAACGACAAAGCCCCAGCCGAAGCGGTGACCCTGCTGACGCCAAAACTGATCACCCGCGACAACGTCGGCACGTACAGCGGCTGGTCGAGCAAGCATTGATCCAGCGGCATTGATGGAGGAACAGCGCCATGGTCACCATGGACGACGTGGCAAGCCGGGCAGGGGTGTCGACGTCGACCGTGTCCCATGTGCTGAACGGCACCCGCAAAGTCAGCCCGGCTACGGTGCTGGCGGTGCAGCAGGCGATCCAGGCGTTGGGGTACATTCCCAATACCCTGGCGCGCTCGCTGGCCCGTTCCAGCACCAACACCATCGGCGTGGCGATCTCGGCGCTGTCCAACCACTACTTCAGCGAAACCGTGCACGCGATTGAAACCGAGTGCGCCAAACACGGTTACATGATGCTGTTTGTCGACACCCATGACGACCCGGAGCAAGAGCTGAGGGTGGTCACGGCGCTGCATCATCGGCGGGTCGACGGCATTGTGCTGGCGCCGTCGAACGGCTCATTGGCCTTGGAATATCTGCGGGCCAACGAGATTCCGGCGGTGTTGGTGGATCGGATGATGAGCGAGCAGTTCGATCAGGTCGGGGTGGAGAATATCCAGCCCACCCAGGCCCTGATTGAGCACCTGATTGCTCACGGGCATCGACGTATCGGGTTTATCGCCGGGCGCAGCGGGTTCAGCACCACCGATGAGCGGGTGGCCGGTTATCGCGCGGCGTTGCAGGCGCAGGGGCTGGCGTTCGACGCGCAGTTGCTGGTCAACGGCGGCTCCAATACCGAGCCGGCACGCCAGGCCACGGTGCAACTGTTGGGGCTGGCATCGCCACCCACCGCGATCATGGCCGGTAATAACCTGATGACACTCGGCGCGATGCATGCCCTGCGAGACGCGCACATTGAGGTGCCGGGGCAGATGGCCCTGGTGGGGTTTGATGATTTTGAATGGGCCGATTTCTTCGTGCCGCGCCTCAGCCTGATCGCACAGCCGGTCAAGGCGCTGGGGGCGCGCGCCGTCGACCTGTTGCTGCACCGCATGGCATCGCCCGACGCCCCGCCGCAAAGCGTGCGCCTGGCACCGACCCTGCAATTACGTAACTCCTGTGGCTGTTCGAAATTGGAATAACACGTCTATGAACTGTCCTGTTTCCCTTGGCATTGACCTGGGTACCTCCGAACTCAAAGCCATCCTCATGGGCCTGGATGGAACCGTGCTGGCGCACACCGGCGTGCGCTTGAGCGTGTCGCGGCGCCATAGCGGCTGGTCCGAGCAGGCACCGGAGGACTGGTGGCAGGCCTGTCTGCAGGCGCTGGAGCAATTGCGCGGCCATGAAGCGTTTGCCCGCGTGGCGTGTATCGGCCTGTCCGGGCAAATGCACGGTGCGGTGTTATTGGGCGCTGACGACCGCGTGCTGTACCCGGCGATTCTGTGGGACGACTCGCGCGCCGTCGCCGAGGCCGAACAGTTGGGGCCTGAATTGGCCGAAGTGACCGGCAGCCTGCCCATGGCCGGGCTCACCGCGCCCAAGCTGCTGTGGCTGCAACGCCATGAGCCGGAGGTGTTCAACGCCCTCGACTGCGTGCTCTCGCCCAAGGATTACCTGCGCTTGCGGCTGTGTGGCGAACGCATCAGCGAGATGTCGGACGCCGCCGGCACGCTGTGGCTGGATGTGGCGCGGCGCGACTGGTTCACGCCCATGGTGCGCGCTACCGGCCTTGAACCCGCGCAGTTGCCCAGGTTGGTGGAGGGCGGTGCGGCGAGTGCCGAGGTTACCCTGAACGGGTTGGGTTTACCCGCCAAAGTGGTGATTGCCGGCGGTGGCGGTGACAACCCGGTGGCCGCCGTGGGCATCGGTGCAATCAATGCCGGTGATGGTTTCATTACCCTGGGCACCAGCGCGGCGATTGTGGCGATTACCGACCACGCCGCCGGCAACCCGGCGAGTGCGGTGCACAGCTTCTGCCATGCGTTGCCCGACCGCTGGTACACCATGGGGGCCATGCTCGCCGGTGCCAGTTGCCTGCGTTGGGTCACACGGCTCACGGGCACGGCCGATGAACAGGCGCTGCTGGAGCAGGTGCAGGCGCAGTTGCCGATCGGCCAACCCGTGCCGCTGGGCACACCGCTGTTCTTGCCCTACCTGGCCGGGGAGCGCACGCCGCATAACGATCCCCTGTTGCGGGGCGGCTTTATGAACCTGGGGCATGACTGCACCCCGGCGATGCTCGGGTATGCGGTGATGGAAGGCGTGGGTTTCGGCCTGCTGGATGCACTGCGCGCGGTGCAATCGGCCGGTGCCGACGTGACAGCCTGCGCCCTGGTAGGCGGCGGTGCCCGCAGCGGGTACTGGGCGCAGTTGTTGGCCAATATCCTCCAGCGAGACATTTTTACCTTGCACGGCAGCGAATTGAGCGCGTGCATCGGCGCGGCGAAGCTGGGGTTTATGGCGATTGGGCAAGGCGCGGAGTTGCTGGCGGCGGGCATGCCGGTCAAGGCGCGGTATAAGCCAGACCTGAGGCAGCAGCCGGTGTTGGCGGCGCGCTATCGCAAGTTCCAGGGGTTGCTGAGCGCCGCAAAGAGCCTTCACGACTAACCACCGGTGGTAGCCTCAATGCCGCTCAGCTAAACGCAAGCCCCCTCCCACAGAAGCCGGTTTGTTCCCGTTCAGTCGCTGGCCAGCGGCGGCAATCGCCGTTTTACCGGGGTTTTCTTGACGATGGCGGTGTTGGTTTCGGCGTAGGCATTGAGCCGGTCGAGCAGGCTGTCGAGGTGGTCCATGGCGCGCACATGCAAACGCGCGATGAAGCAGTCGTCGCCCGTCACCTTGTCGCATTCAGTGAACTCGGGAATCGCCTGGATCTGGCGTTCCACTTCCTGCAATTTTCCCGGCAGGGGGCGGATGCGCACGATGGCTTGCAGCAGGTAGCCGAAGTGACTGGGGTCGATATCGACGGTGTAGTGGGTCAACACGCCGCGTTCTTCCAGGCGGCGCAGGCGCTCGCCCACGCTGGGCGAAGACAGCCCGGTGATCCCCGCAAGCGCCTTGAGGGACAAACGTGAGTCGTCCATCAAGGCGGCGATCAGTTGTTGGTCGATGGTGTCGATCATGGGATTGGCCTAATAAGAAAAGGTGATTTAAACGTTTTGCCTTTTTTAGTCGCTGGAGCCGCTGCCGAACAGATTGCCATAATTGAGCCTCACTTGAGGAGCATCAATCATGGATTCATCCATCCGTCGCGGTTCGTGGGAAATGGTCGCCGCCATGCTGATTTCCGGCACCATTGGCTGGTGTGTGCTGGTGTCGGGCGTGTCGGTGATCGAGGTGGTTTTCTGGCGCTGCGTGATCGGTGGGCTGACGCTGCTGATCGTGTGCGCGTTGCTGGGCTACCTGCGCCTGGATTTGCTCAGTTGGGCCAAGCTTGGGTTGGCGATGCTCAGTGGCGTGGCCATTGTCGGCAACTGGTTGCTGTTGTTTGAATCGTACTCGCGCGCGTCCATCGCCATCAGCACGGCGGTGTATAACGTGCAGCCGTTCATATTGGTGATGCTGGCGGCGCTGTTGCTGGGTGAAAAAATCACCGTGCAGAAGCTGGCGTGGCTGAGTGTGGCGTTTCTCGGGATGCTGGCGATTGTCACCGCCCATGGCGAGCAGCAGAGCGGGGGCGGGGATTACCTGACGGGGATTGCGCTGGCCTTGGGGGCGGCGTTTCTGTATGCGCTGGCGGCGCTGATCATCAAGCGCTTGAAGGAAGTACCGCCGCACTTGATGGCGCTGATCCAGGTGGTCACCGGCGCGTTGCTGCTGGCGCCGCTGGTGCCGTGGAACAGCCTGCCGGCGGCGGGCAATGCCTGGGCGGCATTGGTCACGCTGGGGGTGGTGCATACCGGTTTGATGTATGTGTTGCTGTACGGCGCGATCCAGAAACTGCCGACGGCCATCACCGGCGCGCTGTCGTTCATCTACCCGATTGCCGCGATCCTGGTGGACTGGGTTGCCTTCGGCCATCGCCTGGGCTGGCTGCAATGGCTGGGGGTGGCGGCGATTCTGCTGGCGGCGGCGGGGTTGCAGCGGGGCTGGTGGTGGCCCCGCTCGAACGTCAGTGCGTACCCTGGAAGATGATGTTTTGCGGGTTGAAGTGCTCCACGGCGCTGCCCGGCTGCGGCAACCCAAGGATATGCCCCTTGATCTTGCCCACCACGTGCATCTCGCACGGTTTGCAATCGAACTTCAGCGTCAGTACCTCGTCGCCGTGGATCAACTGCATCGGTGCCACCTTGGTCTTCACCCCGGTCACACCCTTGGCCTGTTTAGGGCACAGGTTGAACGAGAAACGCAGGCAGTGCTTGGTGATCATCACCGGCACTTCGCCGGTTTCTTCATGGGCTTCGAACGCCGCGTCGATCAGCTTGACGCCGTGACGATAGTAGAAGTCGCGGGCCTTCTGGTTGTAGACGTTGGCCAGGAACGACAGATGCGCTTCCGGGTACACCGGCGGCGGCGTGGTCTCGGCCTTGCGCCCGCCACGCGGATGCGCTTTGACGCGGGCGGCGGTCAACGCTTCGATCACTTCGCGACGCAGCGCCTTGAGCTGCGAGTTGGGAATGAAGAACGCCTGTGGCGCATCCAGCTCGGTGCGGGTGGCGTGGTACTCGGTGGTGCCGAGCTGGCCAAGCAGATCACGCAGGGTATCCAGCGCCTGTTCAGGCTTGTTGGCCACGCCGAACGGGCCGGGCAGGGCGACGCTGGCACTGATGCCTTCTTCGCTGGTCGCCGTGATTTCCAGCTGGTCTTCACGCAGGCGCGCTACCCACGCCAGGCCGATGCGGCGCTCGGCGGAGGTCTTGAGCAGCGCCTGTTGCCAGTTGTGATCCAGGTTGCGGTTGAGCGGGTGATGCGGGCGCAGTTGGTGCAGGCCTGCGGGCATTTCGTTCGGCTCGACGCGGTAGCGGTAGCGCTTCTGGCCGTCTTCTTCGAATTCACCTTTGGCTTGTGCAATGTTGGCGCGAAAACCCACGACTTCACGCTTGACCAGCACGTTCAAGCCATCGCCGTTGGACAGCGGCTCATGGGTGACCACTTGCAGGTCGCGCTTGCCGGCTTTTTCCACGGTACCCACCGGCAGGCCGGTAAAGGTCGGGGTGTCGAACGCGCCGATGTCGATCTTGCGGTCGGTGACGAAGTAGTCGGTGCTGCCCCGGTGGAAGGTTTTTTCCGGATCGGGCAGGAAGAAATGCGCGGTACGGCCGCTGGACGCACGGGCCAGGTCCGGGCGGTCTTCGAGGACGTCGTCGAGGCGCTGGCGGTAATAGGCGGTGATGTTTTTCACATAGCCCATGTCCTTGTAGCGGCCTTCGATCTTGAACGAACGCACGCCGGCTTCGACCAAGGCGCGGATGTTGGCGCTCTGGTTGTTGTCCTTCATCGACAGCAAGTGTTTTTCAAAGGCCACGACGCGGCCCTGGTCGTCTTTCAAGGTGTATGGCAGGCGGCAGGCCTGGGAGCAGTCGCCACGGTTGGCGCTGCGGCCGTTTTGCGCGTGGGAGATGTTGCACTGCCCGGAGAACGCCACGCACAGGGCGCCGTGGATAAAGAATTCGATGGCGGCATCGGTCTCGTCGGCGATGGCGCGGATCTCTTGCAGGTTCAGCTCACGGGCCAACACCAGCTGGGAGAAGCCGGCCTGATCGAGGAACTTGGCCCGGCCCAGGGTACGAATGTCGGTCTGGGTGCTGGCGTGTAGCTCGATGGGCGGAATATCCAACTCCATGACACCGAGGTCTTGCACGATCAACGCGTCGACACCGGCGTCGTAGAGCTGATGGATCAGCTTGCGCGCGGCTTCCAGTTCGTTGTCATGCAGGATGGTGTTGATGGTGGTGAATACGCGCGCATGGTAACGACGCGCGAATTCGACCAGTTGGGCGATGTCGCTCACCTCGTTACAGGCGTTATGGCGCGCGCCGAAGCTCGGGCCGCCAATGTAGATGGCATCGGCGCCATGCAGGATGGCCTCGCGGGCGATGGCGACATCGCGGGCAGGGCTGAGCAGTTCCAGGTGATGCTTGGGCAAGGACATAGTTTTTAGTCAGGCTTGTCACGGTTGAGGCGCGCATTGTAGCTGTGAAATGCCTGACCGGCATCCACTCAGGCCTTGGCCGCCATCGCGGTGACTTCCACCCGCATGCCTTCCACCGCCAGCGCCGCCACGCCAACCGCCGCACGCACGGGCCAGGGCTTGGCGAAGAAGCGTTTGTAGACTTCATTGAAGGCGGCGCGATCAGCCATGTCGGTCAGATAAATGGTCAGGTGCATGACCCGGTCCATGGTGCTGCCGGCCTTTTCCAAGGCAACTTTGAGCGCTTGCAGGGTGCATTCGCTTTGCAGGGTGATATCGCCCAGCTCCAGGCTGCCGTCGGCGCGGGTCGGGATCTGGGTGGAGACCAGGATGCCGTTGAAGCCGATCACGTCGCTGGAAATGGAGTCGGCATCAGGATCGGGGGTGTAGGACAGGTCGTGGTTGGCCATGGGCGCCTCTCATTGGCAGGAACGGAAAGGCGCCATGGTCCCCGAAAATAACCGCAGGGGCAAACCGCGGCTTATGCCCAGCAGCGGCTGGCGTCGCTTGCGCAGCCGCAGAAATCGCCTTGAACACCCACTTCAATCACGGTTATTTGACGCCAGAAAATAAACCGTAAAATCCCGTAAAGTCCCGTATTCCGACGCCGATAGCCCTATAAGAAATAGGTTCTTTGCGCGGCTGAGGGTACGTCATGTTCAACACAACACTCAAAACAGAACTGGCGGCCAGGACGGCCGAAGTCACCGAATACAAAGGACTGATATCGGCACTCGGACGCTCCATGGCCGTGGTCGAATTTGACCTCAATGGCAAGGTGCTGAGCGCCAACGACAACTTCCTGAAAACACTGGGCTACAGCCGCGACCAGTTGGCCGGCAAGTCCCACCGTGACTTCTGTTTGCCGGCGCTGACCAGCAGCCCGGCCTACGGTCAGTTCTGGAGTGAGCTGAAGGCCGGCAAGTTTGTGTCGGGTACGTTCAAGCGCGTCGATTCCCATGGCCGCACGGTGTGGCTGGAAGCCAGCTACAACCCGGTGCTGGATGAACGAGGCCAGGTGTTGAAGGTGGTCAAGTACGCCCTCGACGTCACCGCCAAAGTCGAGCAGGAAGCCGCAACCCGCAGCAAGTTGACCGCGCTTGACCGCGCCATGGCGGTAATTGAATTCGACTTGAACGGCCAAGTGTTGGATGCCAATGACAACTTCCTGAACGTGATGGGCTATTCGCTGGCCGAGCTCAAAGGCAAACATCACCGCATGTTTTGCGAGCCGGCGCTGATCAACAGCAGTGAGTATTCGGACTTCTGGCGCCGCTTGAACAACGGCGAATTTTTCACCGGGCAATTCAAGCGCATCGGTAAACATGCGCGCGTGGTGTGGCTGGAAGCCAGTTACAACCCGGTCTATGACGGCGACGGCAAGCTGCTCAAAGTGGTCAAGTTCGCCAGCGACATCACCGAACGCGTGGAAAAATTCGAGGAAGACTCACGCGGCGCCTCGCGGGCCTACCATATTTCATCCGAAACCGAGCGTTTCGCCGAGCACGGTACCCAGGTGATCCATGAAACCGCCACGGAAATGCGCCGCATTGCCGAGAATATCGGCGCCTCGGCGCGTCTGGTTGGCCAGTTGGGTGATCGCTCCGAACAGATCACGGCCATCGTCAACACCATTCGTGGCATCGCCGACCAGACCAACCTGTTGGCGCTCAACGCGGCCATCGAGGCGGCGCGGGCGGGTGACCAGGGGCGTGGTTTTGCGGTGGTCGCCGATGAAGTGCGGCAACTGGCCGGGCGCACCAGCCGTTCTACCGCGGAAATTGCCGAGATGATCGGCATGATCCTCTCGGAAACCCGCGACGCGGTCGCCAGCATGAGCGCCACCCAGGAGGGCGCGCAGCGCGGTGTCAACCTTGCGGATCAGGCGGGATCGGTGATCCTGCAGATCCGCACCAGCACCAGCGACGCGGTGCAGGCGGTGAGCATGTTCGCGTCGAAGCTCGATGAGTCCGAGGTTATTCCCAAGACGGCGGTCGGTTGGGTTGGCTAAGCCGGCAAGCCAAGCGGCTTGAGGAAGAGGGGCAGAGTGATTCTGCCCTCGCTTCACGCAGGGTTTACTCTTTTACATCCATGAACTCTTCGGCCCAGGCCACATAGCTTTCCGGCAAGGTGTAGGTGTGGGTCAGCTCGGTAGCGCTCAGGTTCGAAGTGCTATGGGTCAACTGACGCTGGGCACGCAGGCTGTCATAGGTGGCCTTGATCGCCGCGAAGTAAGCGCCATGGCCCGCGACCACCACGCGTACGCCCAGGTCTGCCAGGCGCTGGGCGTCATGGAGTTTGGGGTTGCCATAGGTCACCAGCATCAGCGGCACGGTGAGCTTTTCTGCGATCTTCTCCAGATGCTCGAAATCGCTGACACCCACCATGCAAATCCCATCGGCGCCAGCTTGCTGATACGCCAAGGTGCGCTCGATCACCGCCTCGGTCGGCAGCACGCCTGCGTGAGTACGGGCAATGATCGACAGCTCTGAATCGACGCGGGCTTCCAAGGCCGCCCGGACTTTGCCGATGCCTTCCTCAACCGAAATCAAGTCGGTGGATTTGCGCCCGAATTGCGCCGGCAGCAAGGTGTCTTCAATCGTCAGCGCGGCCACACCGGCACGTTCCAGCTCTTCGACGGTGCGCATCACGTTGAGGGCGTTGCCGTAGCCGTGGTCGGCGTCGGCGATAAAGGGCAGTTGCGCCACACGACCGATTCGGGTGGCCTGCTCAACGAACTCACTCAGTGTGATCAGCGCAAAATCGGGCGCCGCCAATACCTGCAACGAGGCAACAGAGCCACCCAGGATGCCCACCTCGAAACCCAGGTCGGCGGCGATACGCGCGGACATCGGGTCGAATACGGAGGCGGTTTCAACGCACGCAGGCGTTGCAAGCAGTTCACGGAAGTTGCGGCGCAACGCTGAGTGAGATTTTTTGGACATGTTCTTTCCTGGCTCTGGTCATCGTCGAGTGACGATCAATGTCTATTCGTGGTGGCGCGAGATTACCACGCAGGCGAACCGGGGATTATGACGTTTGAGCATGAGGCATGCGGCTGGCACATGGAACCGACGGGGCTAAAAATACGCTTATGACATTATTATAGAATTACGTTATGCATTATCAGTATTTTACATGCCCGACGCCCGGCCCCATCGTATGAGGCTGACTACCCCTTTGAACAGTGCCGAGACCGTACGCGCGGATCGACTTGAACTGCCTGACAAGGCATCTGGAGACGAGCGTGCGTTACCTGACAAAACTCGCGGCCGGGTTGGCCGGCCTGCTGCTGTGCCTGAGCGCGACCGCGCAAACACTGGTGGTGGGCGATCAAAGCTACAACGCCCAGGCCGTGATGGAAGCCGCAGGCGTACTGGACGATCTGCCTTATACCCTTGAATGGAAGCAATTCACCGCAGGCTCGCCGGTGGCCGAGGCACTCAACGTCGGCAGCCTCGACATCGGCTTGCTGGGGGATGCGCCGGTGCTGTTTTTGGGGGCTTTAGGTGCACCGATCAAGGTGATCGCCGTCAGCCGGCAAAACCTCGACGGCGTGGCCATCCTGGTAAAAAAGGACTCGTCGATCCACAGCCTCGCGGACCTTGCAGGCAAGCGTGCGGCGATCTGGAAAGGCTCCTGGAGCCAGCAGTTGTTGCTGACCGCGCTGGATAAGGCGGGCGTGCGCCCAGACGCGTTGGAACTGCGCTATCTCAGCGCGCTGGATGCCTCCCATGCATTGGAAGGTGGGTCGGTGGACGTGATCGCGACGTGGGAGCCTTACGTCACCCAACAGGAACGCCAAGGCGCGCGGGTTCTCGCGACGGCTGAAGGGCTGATTCCCGCCCAGAGTTTCATTGCGGCCAACGCCAAGGCCATCGACACCAAACGTGCGCCCATCAGCGATTTTCTTCAGCGCCTGAAGAAAGCGCGCGACTGGGCTCGCCAGCATCCCGCCAACACAGACGCTTATGCCGATGCCTGGGCCAAACGCACCCGGGCGGATGCCGACATTGCACGTGTCTGGTTTGCCCGGGCACGCACAACGGTCGAGCCGCTGACAGCCCAGTCTCCTGTAGAGGCACAAAAAACCGTGGACTTTTTTGCCGGCCAAGGGCTGGTCAAGCCTTATGCGGCGGCCAGTTTATTCGACGATTCATTCGCCGCGTCCTTGCAACCCGTCGTCGCCAAGACCCAGCCCTGAACACCGAGGAATGCCCCCACATGATGAAAAGACAACTGAAACTCGGGGCCTTGACGATGGGCTGCGGCGGGCCAGGCCGCCACAATCTGTGGCTTGACCCTCAACTGCCGGCCGATGCCAGCGTTAACGTTGACTGGTATATCGACATCGCGCGCCAGGCCGAAGCGGCATTGTTCGACCTGGTGTTTATTGTCGACAGCCAGTTCATCACGCCGGGATCGCCGTCGCACTACCTGAACCGGCTCGAACCGCTGACACTGTTGTCCGCGCTGGCGGTCAGCACCCGCCATATAGGCTTGGTCGGTACGCTGACCACCTCGTATAACTCGCCGTATAACGTCGCGCGGCGTCTGGCCTCTCTGGATCTGATCAGCAAGGGCCGCGCCGGCTGGAACGTGGTGACCAGCGGAGATGCGGGCACGGCGGGCAATTACAGCCGCGACGAGCATTATGATTACGACACGCGCTACGGCCGTGCCGCCGAACACGTTCAGGTGGTGCAAGGGTTATGGAACTCTTATGAGGACGATGCGTTCGTGCGCGACCGTGCCACGGGGCAGTTTTTCGACCCGAGCAAGCTGCATAGCCTGAACCACCGGGGCGAGCACTTTTCGGTGGTGGGCCCGCTGAATATCCAGCGCTCACCCCAAGGCCAGCCGGTGATATTCCAGGCCGGTGATTCAGCGCAAGGTCGCGACCTGGGCGCCGCCACGGCCGATGTGATCTTCACCCACGCCGCCAGCATCGAGCAGGGCCAGGCTTTCTACCGGGAGGTAAAGGGCAGGGCAGTGCAGCTTGGTCGCGACCCGGAACAACTGCTGGTTATGCCGGGCGCGGAAATCTACGTCGGCGACACGGACGAGCATGCGCGGGAAATCGAGCAGCATTACCATCAGGCCGATCACAGCTTTGAACTGGCGCTGAAGGAGTTCGGGCGTAATTTCGGCTGGCATGACTTCAGCCAGTACGACCTCGACGCAGCGTTTCCCCAGCAGAGCCTGGAGGCCGCCCGCAGCAGCTTTTTTACCGCCGCCAAGCGCATTGCAGACCAGGCTCGCGAGAAAGGCTTCACGTTGCGCCAGGCGGTTGAATTCGGTCGACAACTGCGTCCGGGCGCCTTCGTGGGGTCGGCGGACACGGTCGCGCAGAAAATGGCGGATTGGTTCGAGGCGCGGGCGGTGGATGGCTTCAACGTTTACATTGGGCACCCGGAACAATTCAATCGCTTTACTGAACAGGTCAT
This region of Pseudomonas asgharzadehiana genomic DNA includes:
- a CDS encoding ABC transporter permease subunit codes for the protein MADSMIATKQTIGRAERARELMRTVGMLPVLVLLLVGFALASENFLTMQNLSIITQQASVNVVLAAGMTFVILTAGIDLSVGAILAASAVVALQASMSPQFGMFGIAAGIGFGLLLGLVNGGLIAFMRLPPFIVTLGALTAMRGLARLLADDKTVFNPDLPFAFIGNDSILGVPWLVVIAVAVVALSWFILRRTVMGVQIYSVGGNPEAARLSGIKVWKVLLFVYAMSGALAGLGAVMSASRLFAANGLQLGQSYELDAIAAVILGGTSFTGGVGTIGGTLIGALIIAVLTNGLVLLGVSDIWQYIIKGIVIIGAVALDRYRQSGART
- a CDS encoding ABC transporter substrate-binding protein, whose translation is MNFKRIFPVVALAALMSQAVEARELKALGISMGSLGNPYFVTLADGATARAKELNPNVKVTSVSADYDLSKQFSQIDNFISSKVDLILINAVDPSAMASAIKKARDAGIVVVAVDVDAKGVNATVQTDNVEAGKLACQFLVDKLSGKGNVIIQNGPQVTAVTDRVKGCKAALAGAPEIKVLSDDQDGKGSREGGLNVMQGYLTRFPKIDGLFAINDPQAIGSDLAAKQLKRSGIIITSVDGAPDIENALKTDTQIQASASQDPWAMAQTAVSVGNDLLNDKAPAEAVTLLTPKLITRDNVGTYSGWSSKH
- a CDS encoding LacI family DNA-binding transcriptional regulator; this encodes MVTMDDVASRAGVSTSTVSHVLNGTRKVSPATVLAVQQAIQALGYIPNTLARSLARSSTNTIGVAISALSNHYFSETVHAIETECAKHGYMMLFVDTHDDPEQELRVVTALHHRRVDGIVLAPSNGSLALEYLRANEIPAVLVDRMMSEQFDQVGVENIQPTQALIEHLIAHGHRRIGFIAGRSGFSTTDERVAGYRAALQAQGLAFDAQLLVNGGSNTEPARQATVQLLGLASPPTAIMAGNNLMTLGAMHALRDAHIEVPGQMALVGFDDFEWADFFVPRLSLIAQPVKALGARAVDLLLHRMASPDAPPQSVRLAPTLQLRNSCGCSKLE
- the xylB gene encoding xylulokinase, whose protein sequence is MNCPVSLGIDLGTSELKAILMGLDGTVLAHTGVRLSVSRRHSGWSEQAPEDWWQACLQALEQLRGHEAFARVACIGLSGQMHGAVLLGADDRVLYPAILWDDSRAVAEAEQLGPELAEVTGSLPMAGLTAPKLLWLQRHEPEVFNALDCVLSPKDYLRLRLCGERISEMSDAAGTLWLDVARRDWFTPMVRATGLEPAQLPRLVEGGAASAEVTLNGLGLPAKVVIAGGGGDNPVAAVGIGAINAGDGFITLGTSAAIVAITDHAAGNPASAVHSFCHALPDRWYTMGAMLAGASCLRWVTRLTGTADEQALLEQVQAQLPIGQPVPLGTPLFLPYLAGERTPHNDPLLRGGFMNLGHDCTPAMLGYAVMEGVGFGLLDALRAVQSAGADVTACALVGGGARSGYWAQLLANILQRDIFTLHGSELSACIGAAKLGFMAIGQGAELLAAGMPVKARYKPDLRQQPVLAARYRKFQGLLSAAKSLHD
- a CDS encoding Lrp/AsnC family transcriptional regulator is translated as MIDTIDQQLIAALMDDSRLSLKALAGITGLSSPSVGERLRRLEERGVLTHYTVDIDPSHFGYLLQAIVRIRPLPGKLQEVERQIQAIPEFTECDKVTGDDCFIARLHVRAMDHLDSLLDRLNAYAETNTAIVKKTPVKRRLPPLASD
- a CDS encoding DMT family transporter, which codes for MDSSIRRGSWEMVAAMLISGTIGWCVLVSGVSVIEVVFWRCVIGGLTLLIVCALLGYLRLDLLSWAKLGLAMLSGVAIVGNWLLLFESYSRASIAISTAVYNVQPFILVMLAALLLGEKITVQKLAWLSVAFLGMLAIVTAHGEQQSGGGDYLTGIALALGAAFLYALAALIIKRLKEVPPHLMALIQVVTGALLLAPLVPWNSLPAAGNAWAALVTLGVVHTGLMYVLLYGAIQKLPTAITGALSFIYPIAAILVDWVAFGHRLGWLQWLGVAAILLAAAGLQRGWWWPRSNVSAYPGR